The Streptomyces puniciscabiei genomic interval TCAGCGTCAGCAGCACGATCACGGCGACCGCGCACAGCACCTTGTGCTGGACCACGAAGGGGACCGCGGAGCCGAGGTTCTCGATGCCGGAGGCGATGGAGACGGCGACGGTGAGGACGTAGTCGACGAGCAGGGCACTGGCCACGGTCAGGCCCGCCCGGGAGCCCAGGTTCGTGGTGGCGACCTCGTAGTCACCGCCGCCGCTCGGGTACGCGTGCACGTTCTGCCGGTAGGAGGCGACCACGGTGAACATCAGCACCACGACCGCGACGGCGATCCACGGGCTGAAGTGGTACGCCGACACGCCCGCGATGGACAGGACCAGGAGAACCTCCCCCGGCGCGTAGGCGACGGAGGACAGCGGGTCGGAGGCGAAGACGGGGAGTGCGATGCGCTTCGGCAGGAGCGTTTCGCCCAGCCGGTCACTGCGCAGTGCGCGCCCGATCAGGATCCGTTTGGGCACGTCGGTCAGTTTGGACACGAGAGAGGATCGTAGGCCTTCGAACTGGCAGCCGCCCACCCGGTGGGCGCGATCTGCCTCACGAGTGAATTCAGAGGCGCACGGAACTGCGGATTCCGTGGTCCGCGCGCTCCCCGTGCCTAGATGGCAAACCCCGCACGTCATCGCACCTCGGAGGTCCCATGCCCGCGACCGCGGAGCTGATCGGGGCGACCCTCGCCCTGCTCGGCCTCGGAATCCTGACGCTGTGCAGCGTGCGCAGCATCACTCGCCGGCGCCCGCCCCCGATGATCGCGGACCCCGATCGCTGATGCCGCTCACGCGCCTGATCGCGGGCCGTGGTCACGGGGAACCCGCACAGGGGGGTGCCAACCCACCAGCGCCCGTGTGTAGCTTTGGGCCTCGGTCTGAGAACCTGTTAAGGCCAGGTCAATAACCTCAGAGGAACTTCTTGACTTCGGAAGGACGGTCGTGCACATCGTCATCATGGGCTGCGGGAGAGTGGGATCCGCTCTCGCCCAGACCCTGGAGCAACAGGGCCATACGGTCGCCGTGATCGACCAGGACCCGACCGCCTTCCGTCGGCTGGGCCCGGGCTTCGGGGGTCGCCGGGTCACCGGTGTCGGCTTCGACCAGGACACCCTGCGCGAGGCGGGCATCGAGGAGGCCGGCGCCTTCGCCGCCGTCTCCAGCGGTGACAACTCCAACATCATCTCCGCGCGCGTGGCCCGCGAGATGTTCGGCGTGGAGAACGTGGCCGCCCGTATCTACGACCCCCGCCGCGCCGAGGTCTACCAGCGCCTCGGCATCCCCACCGTGGCGACGGTCCGCTGGACCGCCGACCAGATGCTGCGCCGGCTGCTGCCCTCCGGCGCCGAACCGCTGTGGCGCGACCCCACCGGCGGGGTGCAGCTCGCCGAGGTGCACGCCTCCCCGAAGTGGGTCGGGCACAAGATCAGCAAGCTGCAGGAGGAGACGGGCGTCCGCGTGGCGTTCCTTACCCGCCTCGGCGAAGCGATCCTGCCGACCTCGCAGACGGTGCTGCAGGAGGGCGACCTCGTGCATGTGATGATGCGGTCGGACGACGTCGAGAAGGTCGAGGCGGCGTTCGCCCAGGGCCCGGAAGAGGAGAGCGGTCACTGATGAGGGTCGCCATT includes:
- a CDS encoding potassium channel family protein; the protein is MHIVIMGCGRVGSALAQTLEQQGHTVAVIDQDPTAFRRLGPGFGGRRVTGVGFDQDTLREAGIEEAGAFAAVSSGDNSNIISARVAREMFGVENVAARIYDPRRAEVYQRLGIPTVATVRWTADQMLRRLLPSGAEPLWRDPTGGVQLAEVHASPKWVGHKISKLQEETGVRVAFLTRLGEAILPTSQTVLQEGDLVHVMMRSDDVEKVEAAFAQGPEEESGH